A window from Vigna angularis cultivar LongXiaoDou No.4 chromosome 7, ASM1680809v1, whole genome shotgun sequence encodes these proteins:
- the LOC108338619 gene encoding reticulon-like protein B8 has protein sequence MSEKITAENLLNTLVETIAEKQKSGSFFEEDKSSSVSSQFNRLFGRQKPVHHILGGGKSADVLLWRNKKISASVLSAATAIWVLFEWLNYNFLTLLFFVLALGMLGQFLWTNASGLFSRKPTKVPRFVLPDDFFVNIATAVGAEVNRGLRFLQDVSCGGNLKQFLIAVLSLWAGAVIGSWCNFLTVMYIGFVAAHTLPVFYERYEDQVDNFVYKVFDQMQNHYQKLDSGLLSKIPKGKVKGKKYE, from the exons ATGTCTGAGAAAATCACAGCTGAAAACCTTTTAAACACCCTTGTGGAAACAATTGCTGAGAAGCAAAAATCTGGATCATTTTTTGAAGAAGACAAGTCAAGCTCAGTGAGCTCCCAATTCAATAGACTCTTTGGACGCCAGAAACCTGTGCACCATATTTTAGGGGGTGGAAAAT CTGCTGATGTGTTGTTATGGAGGAACAAGAAGATTTCTGCTAGCGTTTTATCTGCAGCAACAGCTATATGGGTGCTATTTGAATGGCTTAATTACAATTTCCTAACTCTTCTATTCTTTGTTCTGGCTCTCGGCATGCTTGGACAGTTTCTTTGGACAAACGCTTCTGGCTTGTTTAGCAG GAAGCCGACTAAAGTTCCCCGTTTTGTTCTCCCAGATGATTTCTTCGTGAATATTGCAACTGCAGTTGGTGCGGAGGTTAACCGTGGATTGAGGTTTCTCCAAGATGTTTCATGTGGAGGAAACCTAAAACAATTTCTAATT GCTGTATTAAGCTTATGGGCTGGTGCTGTGATTGGGAGCTGGTGCAATTTTTTGACTGTCATGTATATTG GTTTTGTTGCTGCACATACGCTCCCAGTTTTCTATGAAAGGTATGAGGATCAAGTTGATAACTTTGTGTACAAGGTCTTTGATCAGATGCAAAATCACTATCAGAAGCTGGATTCTGGTTTGCTTAGCAAAATCCCTAAGGGAAAGGTGAAAGGAAAGAAGTATGAATAG
- the LOC108337407 gene encoding transcription factor PIF4 → MKNTIPGWDFESDTCLTNQRKPTGLDHELVELLWQNGQVVMHSQTNRKLPGNSSNLRQLQKTTQLNNLDQEEAAPWIQYPLDDPLEQEFCSNLLSELPPPCEVESYYKPIRELEEEKFANIFSPGAPHHPPSPSQPLPSIMKSSCAQGLQENLMSAPGFHVPDSSQKINDFGASRKVLNFPHFSAPRNVSSPSQKTAVNLSQSEAREHSVITVGSSHCGSNHIPQDQDVNRVSSSGVWATTNNATLSAEPEAIDCIHRRFPRSERGKSEIIEPTVASSSGGSGSTGIGRTCSQSTREHDQKRKGTEQEALEEQSEATELKSADGNKLSQRSRRSRAAEVHNLSERRRRDRINDKMRALQQLIPNSNKTDKASMLEEAIEYLKSLQFQLQVMCMGAGMTPVMFPGIQHYMSQMGMGIGGPSLPSIHNPMQLPKVGQAMSVTQPQPQPQPQPHMPNHNLLCQNPVLGAFNYQNQMQNQCLSEQYARYMGYHLMNSASQPMNALRYGSQAMQHSETMIAGSNNSSGPMSGTANVANVDDAISGKTGSSTFH, encoded by the exons ATGAAGAACACTATCCCAGGTTGGGATTTTGAGAGTGATACATGTCTCACCAACCAGAGAAAGCCCACAGG GCTGGACCATGAACTTGTAGAACTCCTATGGCAAAATGGGCAAGTAGTTATGCACAGCCAAACAAATAGGAAGCTACCTGGGAATTCATCTAACTTGAGACAGCTGCAGAAAACTACTCAATTAAACAACTTGGATCAAGAAGAGGCAGCTCCATGGATCCAATACCCTCTTGATGACCCTTTAGAACAAGAGTTTTGTTCAAACCTTTTATCTGAGCTACCGCCACCTTGTGAAGTTGAATCTTATTACAAGCCAATCAGAGAATTGGAAGAGGAAAAGTTTGCTAATATTTTCTCCCCTGGTGCCCCCCATCATCCTCCTTCACCTTCACAACCCCTACCATCTATCATGAAATCCTCCTGTGCTCAGGGACTCCAAGAGAATCTCATGTCTGCTCCAGGATTTCATGTTCCTGATTCATCTCAGAAAATCAATGACTTTGGTGCATCACGGAAGGTGCTAAATTTTCCTCACTTTTCAGCACCCCGTAATGTCTCTTCACCATCTCAAAAAACTGCAGTTAACCTTTCACAAAGTGAAGCTAGAGAGCACTCAGTGATCACGGTTGGTTCAAGTCACTGTGGCAGCAATCACATCCCTCAGGACCAAGATGTAAACCGGGTTTCAAGCAGTGGCGTTTGGGCCACCACTAATAATGCTACTTTATCGGCTGAGCCTGAAGCTATAGATTGTATCCATAGACGATTTCCTAGAAGTGAGAGAGGAAAATCAGAGATAATTGAACCAACTGTGGCTTCATCTTCCGGTGGCTCAGGTAGTACTGGTATAGGAAGAACTTGTTCTCAATCAACAAGAGAACATGACCAAAAGAGAAAAGGGACTGAACAAGAAGCACTAGAGGAGCAAAGTGAG GCCACAGAACTTAAATCAGCAGATGGAAACAAGTTATCTCAGCGTTCCAGAAGAAGCCGTGCAGCTGAAGTGCATAATCTATCCGAAAGG AGAAGAAGAGATAGGATTAACGACAAGATGAGAGCATTGCAGCAACTGATACCAAACAGTAACAAG ACAGACAAAGCATCAATGTTAGAAGAGGCAATCGAATACTTAAAATCACTTCAGTTTCAGCTTCAg GTAATGTGCATGGGGGCTGGCATGACACCAGTTATGTTTCCAGGAATTCAGCACTATATGTCACAGATGGGAATGGGAATTGGTGGACCTTCTTTGCCTTCCATTCACAACCCAATGCAATTACCAAAAGTGGGTCAAGCCATGTCTGTCACTCAGCCTCAGCCTCAGCCTCAGCCTCAGCCTCATATGCCAAACCACAATTTACTGTGCCAAAATCCAGTTCTGGGTGCCTTCAATTACCAAAATCAGATGCAAAACCAATGCCTTTCAGAACAATATGCACGTTACATGGGCTACCATCTCATGAATAGTGCCTCTCAG CCAATGAACGCGTTGAGATATGGTTCCCAAGCAATGCAACACAGTGAAACAATGATTGCAGGAAGCAATAATAGCAGCGGACCCATGAGTGGAACAGCTAATGTAGCTAATGTTGATGATGCTATTAGTGGCAAAACTG GTTCTTCCACCTTTCACTGA